From one Rhodamnia argentea isolate NSW1041297 chromosome 1, ASM2092103v1, whole genome shotgun sequence genomic stretch:
- the LOC115753262 gene encoding UBX domain-containing protein 1-B isoform X3, which yields MIVPEVDKKLLEELEAMGFSTARATRALHFSGNASVEAAVNWVVEHEEDPEIDQMPLVPVNTKAEVPKPSLTPEEVKLKAQELRERARKKKEEEEKRMEREREKERIRVGKELLEAKRIEEDNERKRLLALRKAEKEEERRAREKIRQKLEEDKAERRRKLGLPPEEPSAAKPSAPVIEEKKSSLPVRPATKAEQMRECLRSLKQNHKEDDAKVKRAFQTLLTYIGNVAKNPNEEKFRKIRVTNPSFQERVGALKGGIEFMELCGFEKIQGGEFLFLPRDKVDMAVLNSAGSELDSAIKNPFFGVL from the exons ATGATTGTGCCTGAGGTCGACAAAAAACTTCTTGAAGAACTTGAAGCAATGGGTTTCTCCACAGCACGAGCTACTCGAGCTCTTCATTTTTCTG GCAATGCCAGTGTTGAAGCTGCTGTCAATTGGGTGGTGGAACATGAGGAGGACCCCGAAATCGATCAGATGCCTCTG GTACCTGTTAACACCAAAGCCGAAGTTCCTAAGCCGTCTCTCACGCCAGAAGAAGTTAAGCTTAAAGCACAAGAACTTAG GGAACGAGCTcgcaagaagaaagaagaggaagaaaagagaatggaaagagagagagaaaag GAAAGAATTCGAGTGGGCAAGGAACTCCTAGAGGCAAAGCGAATTGAAGAGGATAATGAAAGAAAACG TTTGTTGGCTTTGCGGAAAGctgagaaagaggaagagaggagggCTAGGGAAAAAATCCGTCAGAAATTGGAAGAAGACAAG GCAGAAAGAAGACGGAAGTTAGGACTGCCACCAGAAGAACCTTCAGCTGCAAAACCATCTGCACCTGTTATTGAGGAAAAGAAA AGCTCACTGCCTGTTAGACCTGCCACGAAGGCTGAGCAGATGAGAGAATGTTTGCGATCGCTCAAGCAGAATCACAAG GAGGATGATGCTAAAGTGAAGAGAGCATTCCAGACTCTGCTAACCTACATAGGGAATGTTGCCAAGAATCCTAACGaggaaaaattcagaaagatCAGAGTCACTAACCCATCCTTCCAG GAGAGAGTGGGTGCATTGAAAGGAGGCATTGAGTTCATGGAGCTCTGCGGGTTTGAGAAAATTCAAGGCGGTGAATTCCTGTTTCTGCCCAGGGACAAGGTTGACATGGCTGTGCTGAACTCTGCTGGTTCCGAGCTGGACTCGGCGATTAAGAATCCCTTCTTCGGGGTTCTCTGA
- the LOC115753262 gene encoding chromatin assembly factor 1 subunit A isoform X1: MAGVSLKCGDCGALLKSVEEAQEHAELTSHSNFSESTEAVLNLVCSSCGKPCRSKTETDLHTKRTGHTEFVDKTLETAKPISLEVPKVAAELADTPDATTSNQTEEMIVPEVDKKLLEELEAMGFSTARATRALHFSGNASVEAAVNWVVEHEEDPEIDQMPLVPVNTKAEVPKPSLTPEEVKLKAQELRERARKKKEEEEKRMEREREKERIRVGKELLEAKRIEEDNERKRLLALRKAEKEEERRAREKIRQKLEEDKAERRRKLGLPPEEPSAAKPSAPVIEEKKSSLPVRPATKAEQMRECLRSLKQNHKEDDAKVKRAFQTLLTYIGNVAKNPNEEKFRKIRVTNPSFQERVGALKGGIEFMELCGFEKIQGGEFLFLPRDKVDMAVLNSAGSELDSAIKNPFFGVL; this comes from the exons ATGGCCGGTGTTTCTCTCAAGTGCGGGGACTGTGGCGCCCTCTTGAAGTCCGTGGAGGAAGCTCAGGAGCACGCCGAGCTCACTTCTCACTCCAACTTCTCCGAGTCCACCGAGGCCGTCCTCAATCTCGTCTGCAGTTCTTGCGGGAAGCCCTGCCGATCCAAAACG GAAACTGATTTGCATACAAAGAGAACTGGGCATACTGAATTTGTTGATAAAACTTTGGAGACAGCAAAACCAATAAGTTTGGAGGTTCCAAAGGTTGCTGCAGAATTGGCAGATACTCCAGATGCAACAACTAGTAACCAGACTGAAG AGATGATTGTGCCTGAGGTCGACAAAAAACTTCTTGAAGAACTTGAAGCAATGGGTTTCTCCACAGCACGAGCTACTCGAGCTCTTCATTTTTCTG GCAATGCCAGTGTTGAAGCTGCTGTCAATTGGGTGGTGGAACATGAGGAGGACCCCGAAATCGATCAGATGCCTCTG GTACCTGTTAACACCAAAGCCGAAGTTCCTAAGCCGTCTCTCACGCCAGAAGAAGTTAAGCTTAAAGCACAAGAACTTAG GGAACGAGCTcgcaagaagaaagaagaggaagaaaagagaatggaaagagagagagaaaag GAAAGAATTCGAGTGGGCAAGGAACTCCTAGAGGCAAAGCGAATTGAAGAGGATAATGAAAGAAAACG TTTGTTGGCTTTGCGGAAAGctgagaaagaggaagagaggagggCTAGGGAAAAAATCCGTCAGAAATTGGAAGAAGACAAG GCAGAAAGAAGACGGAAGTTAGGACTGCCACCAGAAGAACCTTCAGCTGCAAAACCATCTGCACCTGTTATTGAGGAAAAGAAA AGCTCACTGCCTGTTAGACCTGCCACGAAGGCTGAGCAGATGAGAGAATGTTTGCGATCGCTCAAGCAGAATCACAAG GAGGATGATGCTAAAGTGAAGAGAGCATTCCAGACTCTGCTAACCTACATAGGGAATGTTGCCAAGAATCCTAACGaggaaaaattcagaaagatCAGAGTCACTAACCCATCCTTCCAG GAGAGAGTGGGTGCATTGAAAGGAGGCATTGAGTTCATGGAGCTCTGCGGGTTTGAGAAAATTCAAGGCGGTGAATTCCTGTTTCTGCCCAGGGACAAGGTTGACATGGCTGTGCTGAACTCTGCTGGTTCCGAGCTGGACTCGGCGATTAAGAATCCCTTCTTCGGGGTTCTCTGA
- the LOC115753262 gene encoding UBX domain-containing protein 1-B isoform X2, which produces MAGVSLKCGDCGALLKSVEEAQEHAELTSHSNFSESTEAVLNLVCSSCGKPCRSKTETDLHTKRTGHTEFVDKTLETAKPISLEVPKVAAELADTPDATTSNQTEEMIVPEVDKKLLEELEAMGFSTARATRALHFSGNASVEAAVNWVVEHEEDPEIDQMPLVPVNTKAEVPKPSLTPEEVKLKAQELRERARKKKEEEEKRMEREREKERIRVGKELLEAKRIEEDNERKRLLALRKAEKEEERRAREKIRQKLEEDKAERRRKLGLPPEEPSAAKPSAPVIEEKKSSLPVRPATKAEQMRECLRSLKQNHKERVGALKGGIEFMELCGFEKIQGGEFLFLPRDKVDMAVLNSAGSELDSAIKNPFFGVL; this is translated from the exons ATGGCCGGTGTTTCTCTCAAGTGCGGGGACTGTGGCGCCCTCTTGAAGTCCGTGGAGGAAGCTCAGGAGCACGCCGAGCTCACTTCTCACTCCAACTTCTCCGAGTCCACCGAGGCCGTCCTCAATCTCGTCTGCAGTTCTTGCGGGAAGCCCTGCCGATCCAAAACG GAAACTGATTTGCATACAAAGAGAACTGGGCATACTGAATTTGTTGATAAAACTTTGGAGACAGCAAAACCAATAAGTTTGGAGGTTCCAAAGGTTGCTGCAGAATTGGCAGATACTCCAGATGCAACAACTAGTAACCAGACTGAAG AGATGATTGTGCCTGAGGTCGACAAAAAACTTCTTGAAGAACTTGAAGCAATGGGTTTCTCCACAGCACGAGCTACTCGAGCTCTTCATTTTTCTG GCAATGCCAGTGTTGAAGCTGCTGTCAATTGGGTGGTGGAACATGAGGAGGACCCCGAAATCGATCAGATGCCTCTG GTACCTGTTAACACCAAAGCCGAAGTTCCTAAGCCGTCTCTCACGCCAGAAGAAGTTAAGCTTAAAGCACAAGAACTTAG GGAACGAGCTcgcaagaagaaagaagaggaagaaaagagaatggaaagagagagagaaaag GAAAGAATTCGAGTGGGCAAGGAACTCCTAGAGGCAAAGCGAATTGAAGAGGATAATGAAAGAAAACG TTTGTTGGCTTTGCGGAAAGctgagaaagaggaagagaggagggCTAGGGAAAAAATCCGTCAGAAATTGGAAGAAGACAAG GCAGAAAGAAGACGGAAGTTAGGACTGCCACCAGAAGAACCTTCAGCTGCAAAACCATCTGCACCTGTTATTGAGGAAAAGAAA AGCTCACTGCCTGTTAGACCTGCCACGAAGGCTGAGCAGATGAGAGAATGTTTGCGATCGCTCAAGCAGAATCACAAG GAGAGAGTGGGTGCATTGAAAGGAGGCATTGAGTTCATGGAGCTCTGCGGGTTTGAGAAAATTCAAGGCGGTGAATTCCTGTTTCTGCCCAGGGACAAGGTTGACATGGCTGTGCTGAACTCTGCTGGTTCCGAGCTGGACTCGGCGATTAAGAATCCCTTCTTCGGGGTTCTCTGA